One region of Jatrophihabitans cynanchi genomic DNA includes:
- the recO gene encoding DNA repair protein RecO: protein MPLYRDDAVVLRVHKLGEADRIVTLLTRRHGRVRAVGKGVRRTSSKFGARLEPGSHIDVQLHSRLPEGQAPAGGRRGLDLVTQTESLGAYGAQLANDYPAWTAVSAICETAERLTEEGEPALRLYLLLVGALKALVAREHDAGLVLDAFLIRAMANAGWEPALRECATCSAPGPHAAFNVPAGGAVCERCRPPGSARPAGETVALMTALLGGEWPVADASAAGHRREASGLIAAHLQWHLERGLRSLPLVDRV from the coding sequence GTGCCGCTCTACCGTGACGACGCGGTCGTCCTGCGGGTGCACAAGCTCGGTGAGGCCGACCGGATCGTCACGCTACTGACCCGCCGCCACGGCCGGGTGCGCGCCGTGGGCAAGGGGGTGCGCCGGACCTCGTCCAAGTTCGGTGCCCGGCTCGAGCCCGGCAGCCACATCGACGTCCAACTGCATTCGCGGCTACCCGAGGGACAGGCACCCGCGGGCGGCAGGCGCGGCCTGGACCTGGTCACCCAGACCGAGTCGCTCGGCGCGTACGGCGCCCAACTGGCCAACGACTACCCGGCCTGGACGGCCGTGTCGGCCATCTGCGAGACGGCCGAGCGGCTGACCGAGGAGGGCGAGCCGGCGTTGCGGCTCTACCTGCTGCTGGTCGGCGCGCTCAAGGCGCTGGTCGCGCGCGAGCACGACGCCGGGCTGGTGCTCGACGCGTTCTTGATCCGGGCCATGGCGAACGCGGGGTGGGAGCCGGCGCTGCGCGAGTGCGCCACCTGCTCGGCCCCCGGCCCGCACGCCGCGTTCAACGTGCCCGCCGGCGGAGCGGTGTGCGAGCGGTGCCGTCCGCCCGGTTCGGCGCGGCCGGCGGGGGAGACGGTGGCGCTGATGACCGCGCTGCTCGGCGGCGAGTGGCCGGTGGCCGATGCCAGCGCGGCGGGGCACCGGCGTGAGGCGAGCGGGCTGATCGCGGCGCACCTGCAGTGGCACCTCGAGCGCGGGTTGCGCTCGCTGCCACTGGTCGACCGCGTGTGA
- a CDS encoding glycine--tRNA ligase, which produces MPDRNDSVVNLSKRRGFVFPSSEIYGGTRSAWDYGPLGVELKENVRRQWWKNMVTGRDDIVGIDSAVILATDVWRASGHLEVFTDPLVECLNCHKRNRADQLEEAFEAKHGRAPEGLAEVPCPHCGTRGRWTEPRDFNMMLKTFLGPVESEENVYYLRPETAQGIFVNFLNVMTTARKKPPFGIAQVGKSFRNEITPGNFIFRTREFEQMEMEFFVEPGTDAQWHEYWLQQRWDWYTDLGIDPANLRFFEHPKEKLSHYSTRTVDIEYRFGFGGTEFAELEGIANRTDFDLKTHSAHSGTDLTYFDQEKNERWTPYVIEPAAGLTRAVLAFLLDAYSEDEAPNAKGVPEKRTVLRLDKRLAPVKAAVLPLSRNADLSPVARDLAAELRRNWNVEFDDAQAIGRRYRRQDEIGTPFCITVDFDTLQDRAVTVRERDSMQQNRIALEQVQAYLATNLAGV; this is translated from the coding sequence GTGCCCGACAGAAACGACAGTGTCGTCAACCTGAGCAAGCGGCGCGGGTTCGTCTTCCCCTCCAGCGAGATCTACGGCGGCACGCGATCGGCGTGGGACTACGGGCCGCTCGGCGTCGAGCTCAAGGAGAACGTCCGGCGGCAGTGGTGGAAGAACATGGTCACCGGCCGCGACGACATCGTCGGGATCGATTCGGCCGTGATCCTGGCGACGGACGTGTGGCGGGCATCCGGCCACCTGGAGGTGTTCACCGACCCGCTGGTCGAGTGCCTCAACTGCCACAAGCGCAACCGGGCCGACCAGTTGGAGGAGGCCTTCGAGGCCAAGCACGGGCGCGCGCCGGAGGGGCTGGCCGAGGTGCCCTGCCCGCACTGCGGCACGCGTGGGCGATGGACCGAGCCGCGCGACTTCAACATGATGCTCAAGACGTTCCTCGGGCCGGTGGAGTCGGAGGAGAACGTGTATTACCTGCGCCCGGAGACGGCGCAGGGCATCTTCGTCAACTTCCTGAACGTCATGACGACGGCACGCAAGAAGCCGCCGTTCGGCATCGCCCAGGTCGGCAAGAGCTTCCGCAACGAGATCACGCCCGGCAACTTCATCTTCCGGACCCGCGAGTTCGAGCAGATGGAGATGGAGTTCTTCGTCGAGCCGGGCACCGACGCGCAGTGGCACGAGTACTGGCTGCAGCAGCGCTGGGACTGGTACACCGACCTGGGGATCGACCCGGCGAACCTGCGCTTCTTCGAGCACCCGAAGGAGAAGCTGTCGCACTACTCGACCCGCACCGTCGACATCGAGTACCGCTTCGGCTTCGGCGGCACCGAGTTCGCCGAACTCGAGGGCATCGCGAACCGCACCGACTTCGACCTCAAGACGCATTCGGCGCACTCCGGGACGGACCTGACGTACTTCGACCAGGAGAAGAACGAGCGCTGGACGCCGTACGTGATAGAGCCCGCCGCCGGTCTGACCCGGGCGGTGCTCGCGTTCCTGCTCGACGCGTACAGCGAGGACGAGGCGCCGAACGCGAAGGGCGTGCCGGAGAAGCGGACCGTGCTGCGCCTGGACAAGCGGCTGGCGCCGGTCAAGGCCGCGGTGCTGCCGCTCTCGCGCAACGCCGACCTCTCGCCGGTGGCGCGCGATCTGGCCGCCGAACTGCGCCGGAACTGGAACGTCGAGTTCGACGACGCGCAGGCGATCGGCCGGCGCTACCGGCGCCAGGACGAGATCGGCACCCCGTTCTGTATCACGGTGGACTTCGACACCCTCCAAGACCGTGCGGTCACCGTGCGCGAGCGCGATTCGATGCAGCAGAACCGCATCGCGCTCGAGCAGGTGCAGGCATACTTGGCGACGAATTTGGCAGGTGTCTGA
- a CDS encoding flagellar basal body-associated FliL family protein — MTYPGSGEPPYGGDQQNPAQPYGRPPAQPGYGPPTQPQPAQPGYGQPGYGRPPAQPPQQPAGYPQQPGYGQPGYGQQPAYGQPGYGQQPPGYPPAAYPGAGGQPPGYPPAAYPGAGGQPPVKGGNRTALIAAIVAVLLVGGGLLTYFLVKGDGGKAKPVAHTGAPTSHASGTAVPTESSFPTESSFPSGSSAPTDISFPSGSTLPTGNTNPGTAPDEQAARAVVKSYLQAVADGDKTEAVPLICGSFMSEWQANHTDVFSAGISHIDFTFHQSAPDSSGGLAMEYTLKYKVDAKDYSDDVVFLVADDSGPKICGIATQ; from the coding sequence ATGACCTACCCCGGATCGGGGGAGCCGCCGTACGGCGGCGACCAGCAGAATCCAGCGCAGCCCTACGGCCGGCCGCCGGCGCAGCCCGGCTACGGTCCACCGACCCAACCTCAACCGGCCCAGCCCGGGTATGGGCAGCCGGGCTACGGCCGGCCGCCGGCGCAGCCTCCGCAACAGCCGGCCGGCTATCCGCAGCAGCCGGGATACGGCCAGCCGGGCTACGGCCAACAGCCTGCGTATGGTCAGCCCGGGTACGGCCAGCAACCGCCCGGCTATCCGCCCGCCGCTTACCCGGGTGCGGGCGGTCAACCGCCCGGCTATCCGCCCGCCGCGTACCCGGGTGCGGGTGGTCAGCCGCCGGTCAAGGGCGGCAACCGCACCGCGCTCATCGCCGCGATCGTGGCCGTGCTGCTGGTCGGCGGCGGGCTGTTGACCTACTTCCTGGTCAAGGGCGATGGCGGCAAGGCCAAGCCCGTCGCGCATACCGGTGCTCCCACCTCCCACGCGTCCGGCACCGCGGTGCCGACCGAGTCGTCGTTCCCGACCGAATCGTCCTTCCCGTCCGGGTCGTCCGCTCCGACGGACATCTCCTTCCCCAGCGGGTCGACGCTGCCGACCGGGAACACCAACCCGGGCACGGCGCCGGACGAGCAGGCCGCCCGAGCGGTGGTGAAGTCGTACCTGCAGGCGGTTGCCGACGGCGACAAGACCGAGGCGGTTCCGTTGATCTGCGGCAGCTTCATGTCCGAGTGGCAGGCGAACCACACCGACGTCTTCTCGGCGGGCATCAGCCACATCGACTTCACCTTCCACCAGTCGGCACCGGACTCCTCCGGCGGGCTGGCGATGGAGTACACCCTGAAGTACAAGGTCGACGCCAAGGACTACTCAGACGACGTGGTCTTCCTCGTCGCGGACGACTCCGGCCCGAAGATCTGCGGCATCGCCACGCAGTGA
- the ppdK gene encoding pyruvate, phosphate dikinase translates to MPKYVYDFAEGSKDMKDLLGGKGANLAEMTNLGLPVPPGFTITTEACQAYLKSGREPAELSAEVSEHLAALEAKMGKKLGQSDDPLLVSVRSGAKFSMPGMMETVLNIGLNDQSVRGLAAQAGNERFAFDSYRRLIQMFGKTVLGISGERFEDALEAAKDAKGATNDLDLDAEDLRALVETFKQVVVDQAGRPFPQEPREQMDLAVRAVFESWNTDRAVIYRRQERIPADLGTAVNIVAMVFGNLDMESGTGVAFTRDPASGSQGIYGDYLQNAQGEDVVAGIRNTVPLADLEQIDKRSYGELLQIMQTLEEHYLDLCDIEFTIERGKLWMLQTRVGKRTAAAAFRIATQLVDQGLIDMDEAVNRVTGAQLAQLMFPRFDAQSAKSDVKRIGTGMNASPGAAVGKVVFDSYTAVKWSRSGESVILVRRETNPDDLNGMIAAAGILTSRGGKTSHAAVVARGMGKTCVCGAESLDVNTKQRIMRAPHGIEVHEGDVISIDGTSGEVFLGEVPVVASPIVRYFEGELDPEADDADDLVKAVDRIMKHADGRRRMSVRANADTAEDAARARRFGAQGIGLCRTEHMFLGERRQLVEQLILADTDEEQERELAELLPLQRADFVELLEQMDGLPVTIRLLDPPLHEFLPDITELSVRVAVAEARGEKREGDLRMLQAVHRLHEQNPMLGLRGVRLGVVIPGLFEMQSRAILEAAAERIKAGGVPRVEIMVPLVANVQEFETVKQDIIQVARDVRSETGVHLEFLVGTMIELPRAALTADQIAEAAEFFSFGTNDLTQTTWGFSRDDVEAAFFSAYLEKGIFGVSPFESLDVEGVGELVRIAAEKGRSHRPGLKLGICGEHGGDPDSVHFFERVGLDYVSCSPFRVPVARLEAGRSMTGPR, encoded by the coding sequence ATGCCCAAGTACGTGTACGACTTCGCCGAGGGCAGCAAGGACATGAAGGACTTGCTGGGCGGCAAGGGAGCGAACCTGGCCGAGATGACGAATCTGGGGCTGCCGGTGCCGCCCGGGTTCACGATCACCACCGAGGCGTGCCAGGCGTACTTGAAGTCCGGCCGCGAGCCGGCGGAGCTGTCGGCGGAGGTGTCCGAGCATCTGGCGGCGCTCGAGGCGAAGATGGGCAAGAAACTCGGGCAGTCGGACGATCCGCTGCTGGTCTCGGTGCGTTCCGGCGCGAAGTTCTCGATGCCCGGGATGATGGAGACGGTCCTGAACATCGGCCTGAACGACCAGTCGGTGCGCGGGCTCGCCGCGCAGGCCGGCAACGAGCGGTTCGCGTTCGACTCCTACCGCCGGCTGATCCAGATGTTCGGCAAGACCGTGCTGGGCATCTCGGGCGAACGCTTCGAGGACGCGCTGGAGGCGGCGAAGGACGCCAAGGGCGCCACGAACGACCTGGACCTGGACGCGGAGGACCTGCGGGCGCTCGTCGAGACGTTCAAGCAGGTGGTGGTCGATCAGGCCGGGCGCCCGTTCCCGCAGGAGCCGCGCGAGCAGATGGACCTGGCGGTACGCGCGGTGTTCGAGTCGTGGAACACCGACCGCGCCGTGATCTACCGGCGGCAGGAGCGGATCCCGGCCGATCTGGGCACCGCGGTGAACATCGTGGCGATGGTGTTCGGCAACCTCGACATGGAGTCCGGCACGGGGGTCGCGTTCACCCGCGACCCGGCATCCGGTTCGCAGGGCATCTACGGCGACTACCTGCAGAACGCGCAGGGCGAGGACGTGGTGGCCGGCATCCGCAACACGGTGCCGCTGGCCGACCTGGAGCAGATCGACAAGCGTTCCTACGGCGAGCTGCTGCAGATCATGCAGACGCTGGAGGAGCACTACCTGGACCTGTGCGACATCGAGTTCACCATCGAGCGCGGCAAGCTGTGGATGCTGCAGACCCGGGTCGGCAAGCGCACCGCCGCCGCCGCGTTCCGCATCGCGACGCAGCTGGTGGACCAGGGTTTGATCGACATGGACGAGGCGGTGAACCGGGTCACCGGCGCGCAGTTGGCGCAGCTCATGTTCCCCCGCTTCGACGCGCAGTCGGCGAAGTCGGACGTCAAGCGGATCGGCACCGGCATGAACGCCTCGCCGGGCGCCGCGGTAGGCAAGGTGGTGTTCGACTCGTACACCGCGGTGAAGTGGTCCCGCAGCGGCGAGAGCGTCATCCTGGTGCGCCGCGAGACGAACCCGGACGACCTGAACGGCATGATCGCGGCAGCCGGCATCTTGACCAGCCGCGGCGGCAAGACCTCGCACGCCGCCGTCGTCGCGCGCGGGATGGGCAAGACCTGCGTGTGCGGCGCCGAGTCGCTGGACGTGAACACCAAGCAGCGGATCATGCGCGCGCCGCACGGCATCGAGGTGCACGAGGGCGATGTGATCTCGATCGACGGCACGTCCGGCGAGGTGTTCCTCGGTGAGGTGCCGGTCGTCGCCTCGCCGATCGTGCGCTACTTCGAGGGCGAACTGGACCCCGAGGCCGACGACGCCGACGACCTGGTCAAGGCCGTGGACCGGATCATGAAGCACGCCGACGGCAGGCGCCGCATGTCGGTGCGGGCCAACGCGGACACCGCAGAGGACGCTGCCCGGGCCCGCCGGTTCGGGGCGCAGGGCATCGGGCTGTGCCGCACCGAGCACATGTTCCTGGGCGAGCGGCGCCAGCTGGTCGAGCAGCTGATCCTGGCCGACACCGACGAGGAGCAGGAGCGCGAGCTCGCCGAGCTGCTCCCGCTGCAGCGCGCCGACTTCGTCGAACTGCTCGAGCAGATGGACGGGCTGCCGGTGACGATCCGGCTGCTCGATCCGCCGCTGCACGAATTCCTGCCCGACATCACCGAGCTGTCCGTGCGCGTCGCCGTCGCCGAGGCTCGTGGCGAGAAGCGCGAGGGCGACCTGCGCATGCTGCAGGCGGTGCACCGGCTGCACGAGCAGAACCCGATGCTCGGCCTGCGCGGCGTGCGACTGGGGGTGGTCATCCCGGGCCTGTTCGAGATGCAGTCCCGCGCGATCCTGGAGGCTGCGGCCGAGCGCATCAAGGCCGGCGGCGTCCCGCGCGTGGAGATCATGGTGCCGCTCGTAGCCAACGTCCAGGAGTTCGAGACCGTCAAGCAGGACATCATCCAGGTCGCCCGCGACGTCCGTTCGGAGACCGGCGTGCACCTGGAGTTCCTGGTCGGCACCATGATCGAGCTGCCTCGTGCCGCGTTGACCGCCGACCAGATCGCCGAGGCCGCCGAGTTCTTCTCCTTCGGCACCAACGACCTGACCCAGACCACCTGGGGCTTTTCCCGCGACGACGTCGAGGCCGCGTTCTTCTCCGCCTACCTGGAGAAGGGCATCTTCGGGGTCAGCCCGTTCGAGTCCCTCGACGTCGAGGGCGTCGGCGAGCTCGTCCGCATCGCCGCCGAGAAGGGCCGCTCACACCGCCCGGGCCTCAAGCTCGGCATCTGCGGCGAGCACGGCGGCGACCCGGACAGCGTGCACTTCTTCGAGCGCGTCGGGCTCGACTACGTGTCCTGCTCGCCGTTCCGCGTGCCCGTCGCCCGGCTGGAGGCGGGCCGGTCGATGACGGGTCCACGCTGA
- the dusB gene encoding tRNA dihydrouridine synthase DusB: MTEAQLATAPLVLSPTVSADPPVVLAPMAGITNTAFRRLCREQLAAANGGAAGGLFVSEMITTRALVERNAKTMRLIRFEPDEWPRSVQLYGIDPDVVGAAVRMIVQDDLADHVDLNFGCPVPKVTRKGGGSALPWRIELFADIVNAAVRNAAGAVPVTVKMRIGIDAEHHTYREAALRAQDAGVKQVALHGRTAADFYGGTADWAPIAELADLLDIPVLGNGDIWEADDALRMVRETGCAGVVVGRGCLGRPWLFADLARAFTGSPGRAMPDLAGVVRTMRRHAELLAQWLGDEARGVIDFRKHVAWYLKGFAVGSDLRTAMASSSSLAELDDLFARLDLTQPFPPAVLGRPRGRTTGTRTVALPEGWLASRGSRSVPVGAELDHSGG; this comes from the coding sequence ATGACCGAGGCACAGTTGGCGACGGCACCACTGGTGCTGTCGCCGACCGTGTCCGCCGATCCGCCGGTCGTGCTCGCGCCGATGGCCGGGATCACCAACACCGCGTTCCGCCGGCTGTGCCGCGAGCAGCTGGCGGCGGCGAACGGGGGTGCGGCCGGGGGACTGTTCGTCAGCGAGATGATCACCACCAGGGCGCTGGTGGAGCGCAACGCGAAGACGATGCGGCTGATCCGGTTCGAGCCGGACGAGTGGCCGCGCAGCGTGCAGCTCTACGGCATCGACCCGGACGTCGTCGGCGCGGCGGTGCGCATGATCGTCCAGGACGACCTGGCCGACCACGTCGACCTGAACTTCGGCTGCCCGGTGCCCAAGGTCACCCGCAAGGGCGGCGGCTCGGCGTTGCCGTGGCGGATCGAGCTGTTCGCGGACATCGTGAACGCGGCGGTCCGCAACGCAGCGGGAGCGGTGCCGGTCACGGTCAAGATGCGCATCGGCATCGACGCCGAGCACCACACCTACCGCGAGGCCGCGCTGCGCGCCCAGGACGCCGGCGTCAAGCAGGTGGCGCTGCACGGGCGGACCGCGGCCGACTTCTACGGCGGGACGGCGGACTGGGCCCCGATCGCCGAACTGGCCGACCTGCTGGACATCCCGGTGCTCGGCAACGGCGATATCTGGGAGGCCGACGACGCGCTGCGGATGGTGCGCGAGACCGGCTGCGCGGGTGTCGTGGTCGGGCGCGGTTGCCTGGGCCGGCCGTGGCTGTTCGCCGATCTGGCGCGCGCGTTCACCGGCAGCCCCGGGCGCGCGATGCCTGATTTGGCCGGAGTGGTCAGGACGATGCGCCGGCATGCCGAACTGCTGGCACAGTGGCTCGGCGACGAGGCGCGCGGCGTCATCGACTTCCGCAAGCACGTGGCCTGGTACCTCAAGGGCTTCGCGGTCGGCAGCGACCTGCGCACCGCGATGGCGTCCTCGTCCAGCCTGGCCGAGCTCGATGACCTGTTCGCCCGGCTGGACCTGACCCAGCCGTTCCCGCCGGCCGTCCTCGGCCGACCGCGCGGGCGCACCACGGGCACCCGCACGGTCGCGCTGCCCGAGGGCTGGCTCGCATCCCGCGGCTCCCGTTCCGTCCCGGTGGGTGCGGAGCTGGACCACAGCGGCGGCTAG
- a CDS encoding phosphatase PAP2 family protein: protein MTDATVRAWRVLLAYRTEVLRGVRWGASALWLVLLARECYYEGVPFDREGLLLWVATGAAAFTIGRRALWTVLVDFLPFAAVLIAYDYLRGFADTLGMPTWWHPQVDVDRFLSFGREPTVWLQEKLKYPDVRWWDVVVCLCYISFFLLPYVTAGVLWIRGRADFHRWAGRFVTLSFLGFGLFALIPAAPPWAAARCTAAQVADHPSNPGCLGLDGRFVPSGGILGRMSEVRPGANPWVERLSGKGWSELHLTVAQSLLRKGQGTVDLVAAVPSLHLGGTMLFVLFMWGRVNKWWRPLLVAYPIVMTFSLVYSAEHFLADCLAGALLAFGVHFAFSRFERWRKARKAADTLEPPDPTERSVESSCPTETTVSST from the coding sequence ATGACTGACGCGACCGTGCGCGCCTGGCGGGTGCTGCTCGCCTACCGCACCGAAGTGTTGCGGGGGGTGCGCTGGGGTGCGAGCGCGCTGTGGCTGGTACTGCTGGCGCGCGAGTGCTACTACGAGGGCGTCCCGTTCGACCGCGAGGGCCTGCTGCTGTGGGTGGCCACCGGCGCGGCCGCGTTCACCATCGGCCGCCGCGCGCTCTGGACGGTGCTCGTCGACTTCCTGCCGTTCGCCGCGGTGCTTATCGCCTACGACTATCTGCGCGGTTTCGCCGACACGCTCGGCATGCCCACCTGGTGGCATCCGCAGGTCGATGTCGACCGGTTCCTGTCCTTCGGCAGGGAGCCCACCGTCTGGCTGCAGGAGAAGCTGAAGTACCCGGACGTGCGCTGGTGGGACGTCGTGGTGTGCCTGTGCTACATCTCCTTCTTCCTGCTCCCGTACGTCACCGCCGGGGTGCTCTGGATCCGCGGCCGTGCCGACTTCCATCGCTGGGCGGGCCGGTTCGTCACGCTGTCCTTCCTCGGCTTCGGGCTGTTCGCCCTGATCCCCGCCGCGCCGCCGTGGGCCGCCGCGCGCTGCACCGCCGCCCAGGTCGCCGACCATCCGTCCAACCCCGGCTGCCTCGGACTGGACGGCCGGTTCGTCCCGAGCGGCGGCATCCTGGGCCGGATGAGCGAGGTCCGGCCGGGCGCGAACCCCTGGGTGGAGCGGCTGTCCGGCAAGGGCTGGAGCGAACTGCACCTGACCGTGGCGCAGTCGCTGCTGCGCAAGGGCCAGGGCACGGTCGACCTGGTCGCCGCCGTCCCGTCGCTGCACCTCGGCGGGACGATGCTGTTCGTGCTGTTCATGTGGGGCCGGGTGAACAAGTGGTGGCGGCCGCTGCTCGTCGCGTACCCGATCGTGATGACCTTCAGCCTGGTCTACTCGGCCGAGCACTTCCTCGCCGACTGCCTGGCCGGCGCCCTGCTCGCGTTCGGCGTGCACTTCGCGTTCAGTCGCTTCGAGCGGTGGCGAAAGGCACGCAAGGCGGCCGATACGCTGGAGCCGCCAGATCCGACCGAGCGCAGCGTGGAGTCCTCGTGCCCGACAGAAACGACAGTGTCGTCAACCTGA
- a CDS encoding antibiotic biosynthesis monooxygenase family protein, with the protein MISVTHFAAGGEQSGDFAERARTALGVLAQRPGFLRGSLGRSTDGPGEWVLITEWENVGSYRRALGAYEVKLHAAPLLGEALDLPSSFEPLLEIAPGGAAITRASDREPAGDD; encoded by the coding sequence GTGATCTCGGTGACCCACTTCGCCGCCGGCGGCGAGCAGTCCGGCGACTTCGCCGAGCGCGCCCGCACCGCGCTCGGCGTGCTCGCGCAACGACCCGGCTTCCTGCGCGGCAGCCTGGGCCGGTCGACGGACGGGCCGGGCGAGTGGGTACTGATCACCGAGTGGGAGAACGTGGGGTCCTACCGCCGCGCCCTCGGCGCGTACGAGGTCAAGCTGCACGCGGCGCCGCTGCTCGGCGAGGCGCTCGACCTGCCCAGCTCGTTCGAGCCGCTGCTCGAGATCGCGCCCGGCGGTGCGGCGATCACCCGCGCCAGCGACCGGGAACCGGCCGGCGATGACTGA
- a CDS encoding isoprenyl transferase — MTWPDPPPHRTGARPPQIPAALVPKHVAIVMDGNGRWAHARGLPRIEGHRAGEASLMDVLHGAMELGVGTISAYAFSTENWRRSPEEVRFLMGFNKDVIRRRRDELAALGVRIRWAGRRPRLWRSVIDQLEDAEQFTRDNDRLTLQFCVNYGGRAEIVDATRAIARDVAAGKLKANKIDERTIGAYLDEPGLPDVDLFIRTSGEQRTSNFLLWQSAYAELVFIDTPWPDFDRTHLWAACLSYAQRDRRFGAAGPVAAPVVTAQQP, encoded by the coding sequence GTGACCTGGCCCGATCCGCCGCCGCACCGCACCGGAGCCCGGCCGCCGCAGATCCCGGCGGCCCTGGTACCCAAGCACGTCGCGATCGTGATGGACGGAAACGGACGCTGGGCGCACGCGCGCGGCCTGCCCCGCATCGAGGGGCACCGCGCCGGCGAGGCGAGCCTGATGGACGTCCTGCACGGGGCGATGGAGCTGGGGGTCGGCACGATCTCGGCCTACGCGTTCTCCACCGAGAACTGGCGCCGCTCGCCGGAGGAGGTCCGCTTCCTGATGGGCTTCAACAAGGACGTCATCCGGCGGCGCCGCGACGAGCTGGCGGCGCTGGGCGTTCGGATCCGCTGGGCCGGCCGGCGGCCGCGGTTGTGGCGCAGCGTGATCGACCAGCTCGAGGACGCCGAGCAGTTCACCCGCGACAACGACCGGCTCACCCTGCAGTTCTGCGTCAACTACGGCGGCCGCGCCGAGATCGTCGACGCCACCCGCGCCATTGCCCGTGACGTCGCGGCCGGCAAGCTGAAGGCGAACAAGATCGACGAGCGGACCATCGGCGCCTACCTCGACGAGCCGGGTCTGCCCGACGTGGACCTGTTCATCCGCACGTCCGGTGAGCAGCGCACGTCCAACTTCCTGCTCTGGCAGTCGGCCTATGCGGAACTGGTCTTCATCGACACGCCCTGGCCGGACTTCGACCGCACCCACCTGTGGGCCGCCTGCCTGTCCTACGCGCAGCGGGACCGCCGCTTCGGCGCGGCCGGGCCGGTGGCCGCCCCGGTCGTCACGGCGCAGCAGCCGTGA
- a CDS encoding MFS transporter, protein MLDTYRAVFRVPGSAAFCAAGFVMRLPYAIYPVGLVLIVSAQTGRYTFAGALAGIYVAANGVGNPVLARLVDRLGQHRVLLPATAAHVLGLLVLGVLIKTDSPLWTYVPPTMLAGFAYLAVGSLTRTRWSFVLAGRPELSTAYSVESTIDEVVFTLGPLIATVLATQADPVLVLVVGGALVAAGALLLRPQRATEPPAHEAGAPRGASALLARGMVLLTLTAVAMGAIFASAEVTMVAFAGQHGDRVASGILLACFAAGSGVAGFGYGARHWSGTVLVRFRLQALIFGALPLLFLIAPNVPVLAVCAFVVGLGIAPTLITAFGLIEQLVASSALAEGLAWLTTGLSIGYGAGSSLVGPIADAHGARLAFTVTVGAGLAMAALALVLYRRLSPASEPVTVG, encoded by the coding sequence GTGCTCGACACCTACCGCGCGGTCTTCCGCGTGCCGGGCTCGGCCGCGTTCTGCGCGGCCGGCTTCGTCATGCGCCTGCCGTACGCGATCTATCCGGTCGGACTCGTGCTGATCGTGTCCGCGCAGACCGGCCGCTACACGTTCGCCGGTGCCCTGGCCGGGATCTACGTGGCGGCGAACGGGGTGGGCAATCCGGTGCTCGCCCGGCTCGTCGACCGGTTGGGCCAGCACCGGGTGCTGCTGCCCGCGACGGCTGCGCATGTTCTCGGACTGCTCGTGCTCGGCGTCCTGATCAAGACCGACAGCCCGCTGTGGACGTACGTCCCCCCGACGATGCTGGCCGGGTTCGCCTACCTCGCGGTGGGCTCGCTGACCCGCACCCGCTGGTCCTTCGTACTGGCCGGACGTCCGGAGCTGAGCACCGCGTACTCGGTGGAGTCGACCATCGACGAGGTGGTGTTCACGCTCGGTCCGCTGATCGCGACCGTGCTGGCGACCCAGGCAGACCCGGTGCTGGTGCTCGTGGTCGGCGGCGCACTCGTCGCCGCCGGCGCGTTGCTGCTCCGCCCGCAGCGGGCCACCGAGCCCCCGGCTCACGAAGCGGGTGCGCCGCGCGGCGCCTCCGCGCTGCTCGCCCGCGGGATGGTGTTGCTCACCCTGACGGCGGTGGCGATGGGCGCGATCTTCGCCAGCGCCGAGGTGACCATGGTCGCGTTCGCCGGCCAGCACGGCGACCGGGTGGCCAGCGGCATCCTGCTGGCCTGCTTCGCGGCGGGCAGTGGCGTCGCCGGATTCGGCTACGGCGCGCGGCACTGGTCCGGGACGGTGCTGGTGCGCTTCCGGCTGCAGGCACTGATCTTCGGCGCGCTGCCGTTGCTGTTCCTCATCGCCCCGAACGTCCCGGTGCTGGCGGTGTGTGCGTTCGTCGTCGGACTCGGCATCGCGCCGACGTTGATCACCGCGTTCGGGCTGATCGAGCAGCTCGTCGCGTCCAGCGCGCTCGCCGAGGGGCTGGCCTGGCTGACCACCGGGCTGAGCATCGGCTACGGCGCCGGCTCCAGCCTGGTCGGGCCGATCGCCGATGCGCACGGGGCGCGGCTGGCGTTCACCGTCACCGTCGGCGCCGGGCTCGCCATGGCCGCGCTGGCGCTGGTGCTGTATCGCCGCCTGTCGCCCGCGTCGGAGCCGGTCACCGTCGGATAG